AGCGGGGATAGACGAGCCGGGCCAGGGAGGCGATCAGGCGGTCGGGGACATAGGGCGCCACGCGGGCGGCGAAAGTCATGCGGACCCTCTCGTCACGGGATGCCACGGGGATGTCACGGGGACATCCGCTTGAGCAGCTGCTCGTGCTCCTCCTCCGGGACCTGCTCGCCGGAGGAGGGAAGCAGCTGCGGTATGCCGTCGAGCACCGGATAGCGCCGCCGCAGCCGGGGGTTGTACAGCGACTCCTCCGGCACCAGGGGCTCCTCGGCGGCGAGCAGGTGCAGCGGGCCCTTGTCCAGCGGGCACGCGAGGATCTTCAGCAGCGGGTCTTCGGGGTTCATCCGCTGGTCAACTCCTTGGGAGCGGTCGAGGGCCGGGGTGCTGTGTCGTCGTGCTTCGGCATGGCGAGGAGGACGGAGACGGCGAGGACCGTGCCCGCGATGCGCAGCGTGAGGCGCACCGGCTCGTGCGGCAGCGCCTCGCCGAACGCCAGCGTCCCCAGCACCGCCGTGAACAGTGACGTCACCGTCGTGCACACGGGGACGATGAGGGACGCCCGGCAGCGCTGGAGGGCCGCCTGCGACATGACCAGGCCGAACGCGCCGGTGAAGAGCAGCAGGTAGGGGTAGGGCGAGCGCAGCAGGTCGCCGATCGCGCCGCCGATGTCCTCCGTCGTCAGATAGCTGGACACGCCCTTGATGGCGAGCGAACTCACCCCGTACAGGAGCCCCACCGCGACGCCGTACTCGACGCCCGCCGTCGGCATCCGGTGCCGGTGCTTGGCCCTGCGCTCGGCGGAGCCGTACAGCCAGACGCCCGCCGCCAGCGAGGGAAGGCACACGGTGAGGATCAGCGGCACGGGCGCGC
The window above is part of the Streptomyces venezuelae genome. Proteins encoded here:
- a CDS encoding Trm112 family protein, with protein sequence MNPEDPLLKILACPLDKGPLHLLAAEEPLVPEESLYNPRLRRRYPVLDGIPQLLPSSGEQVPEEEHEQLLKRMSP